In Chryseobacterium lactis, a single genomic region encodes these proteins:
- a CDS encoding cytochrome-c peroxidase: MKVKKIFFPAITIALFGVLFSCSNDTFTLEPISEPNAKVSALSVSKNASLLAAYFGDNIDFSNLPNYANQSIPMYVFRNNTPFINRITDEGATLGRVLFYDKNLSSNNKVSCSSCHKQELAFGDNNRASQGVNGNTGRHSMRLINVRFAEEFRVFWDKRATSLDTQTTIPIRDHIEMGYSGKKGAPSFDHLIKKLQGLDYYQELFTRAFGSAEITEEKIQKALAQFVSSIISFDSKYDEGRAEISSEFLDFPNFTPEENLGKKLYMEFPVAVGGTRAGGGMGCASCHFAPEFGMTALSGNNGVIDKIGSTEKDLSVTNSPSMRDLVNSNGQPHAPMMHSAVFSTLEQVIDHYNNIPKEARTDKLDNNLRLRSLNATPEEKKAIIAFMKTLTGKNVYKDRKWSNPFINP, translated from the coding sequence ATGAAAGTAAAAAAAATATTTTTCCCGGCTATTACGATAGCTTTGTTTGGAGTACTATTCTCCTGTTCCAATGATACTTTTACGCTGGAACCTATCTCAGAACCGAATGCCAAAGTATCAGCTCTATCTGTATCCAAAAATGCTTCATTACTCGCAGCCTATTTTGGGGATAATATTGATTTCAGCAATTTACCCAACTATGCCAATCAAAGTATACCAATGTATGTGTTCAGGAACAATACGCCATTTATTAATCGGATTACCGATGAAGGAGCAACATTGGGTAGAGTTTTGTTTTATGATAAAAATCTATCCAGCAACAATAAAGTTTCTTGTTCGAGCTGCCATAAACAGGAGCTGGCTTTCGGTGATAATAATAGGGCCAGCCAGGGAGTGAACGGAAATACGGGAAGGCATTCCATGAGATTAATCAATGTCAGGTTTGCTGAGGAATTTAGGGTTTTCTGGGATAAAAGAGCCACTTCTCTGGATACCCAGACTACCATCCCTATCAGAGACCACATAGAAATGGGATACAGTGGTAAAAAAGGCGCTCCCTCTTTTGATCATCTTATTAAAAAACTCCAGGGACTGGACTATTACCAGGAACTTTTTACCAGAGCCTTTGGAAGTGCTGAAATTACGGAAGAAAAAATACAAAAAGCTCTTGCTCAATTTGTGAGCAGCATTATTTCATTTGATTCAAAGTATGATGAAGGAAGAGCAGAAATCTCCTCCGAATTTCTTGATTTCCCGAATTTCACTCCGGAGGAAAACCTTGGAAAAAAACTCTATATGGAATTTCCCGTAGCTGTAGGCGGAACCCGAGCGGGGGGTGGAATGGGATGTGCAAGTTGTCATTTTGCTCCTGAATTTGGCATGACTGCCCTGAGCGGAAATAACGGTGTTATTGACAAAATAGGCAGTACCGAAAAAGATCTTAGTGTCACCAATTCTCCTTCAATGCGTGATCTTGTCAATTCTAACGGGCAACCCCATGCCCCAATGATGCATTCTGCAGTATTTTCTACATTGGAACAGGTCATTGACCATTATAACAATATTCCCAAAGAAGCCAGAACGGATAAACTGGACAATAACCTTCGTCTGAGAAGCTTAAATGCCACTCCAGAAGAAAAAAAGGCTATTATTGCATTTATGAAAACCCTTACCGGGAAAAATGTCTATAAGGATAGGAAATGGTCCAATCCTTTTATCAATCCATAA